The proteins below are encoded in one region of Nitrospira lenta:
- a CDS encoding symmetrical bis(5'-nucleosyl)-tetraphosphatase, translating to MAIYAIGDIHGCARSLEQLLDLIRFDPSVDRLWCVGDLVNRGPDSLGVLRYLTQLGPAAQIVLGNHDLFLLAAAEGLVALRPKDTIQDILAAEDRTELLAWLRQQPLHHHEGAYFMVHAGLLPQWSIDEAARLAREVEHTLAGPESRLFLQALFQGNTPQWSAALTGYERLAAVTRALTRLRTCTEEGVLSGFSGSPDDAPHGHLPWFRIPSRRNSDHTILFGHWAALGLHIEPNILGLDSGCVWGRQLTAIRLNDRTLFQVEYADDRGRS from the coding sequence ATGGCCATTTACGCAATCGGTGACATCCACGGCTGCGCGCGCTCCCTGGAGCAATTGCTCGATCTCATCCGGTTTGATCCGTCCGTAGACCGCCTCTGGTGCGTCGGCGATCTGGTCAATCGCGGTCCGGATTCCCTTGGCGTCCTTCGCTATCTCACACAGCTTGGCCCCGCCGCACAAATCGTCCTGGGCAACCACGATTTGTTCCTGCTGGCCGCCGCTGAAGGACTCGTGGCCCTGCGGCCGAAAGACACGATCCAAGACATCCTGGCCGCCGAGGATCGCACGGAACTGTTGGCGTGGCTCAGGCAACAACCGTTGCACCATCATGAAGGCGCCTACTTCATGGTCCACGCTGGCCTCTTGCCGCAATGGTCGATCGACGAGGCCGCCCGCTTAGCCAGGGAAGTCGAGCACACGCTGGCCGGACCGGAATCGCGACTTTTCCTTCAAGCCCTCTTTCAGGGGAACACTCCACAGTGGAGTGCGGCATTGACCGGCTATGAACGGCTGGCCGCCGTCACCCGCGCCCTCACCCGGCTGCGTACCTGCACCGAGGAAGGCGTCTTGTCTGGATTTTCCGGCTCTCCGGACGACGCCCCACACGGACACCTTCCCTGGTTCCGCATTCCGAGCCGGCGCAATAGCGATCATACGATTCTCTTTGGCCATTGGGCCGCGCTCGGCTTGCACATCGAACCCAATATTTTGGGATTGGACAGTGGCTGTGTGTGGGGCCGGCAATTGACGGCGATCCGGCTGAATGATCGGACCCTGTTCCAGGTGGAGTATGCGGATGACCGTGGCCGGAGTTGA
- a CDS encoding DUF309 domain-containing protein, whose product MTVAGVEPSPANPNWPRYSSNPFPAYRFVPGNSPHPRRNPQGHSFGCPEPSPTPCGPEEWSQSEDYRFGIDLYNFAYWWECHEVFEGFWHTVGRKTEQGLFFQALIQLAAANLKRHTRHLSAAENLLRTSHQKFYGMPLFYMGLDIADLRNRLTAQITTEQAPPILLELRLTNDYPHP is encoded by the coding sequence ATGACCGTGGCCGGAGTTGAGCCATCCCCCGCCAACCCGAATTGGCCTCGCTATTCATCCAACCCCTTCCCCGCCTATCGGTTCGTTCCAGGGAACAGTCCCCACCCGCGACGGAATCCACAAGGCCATTCGTTTGGATGTCCCGAGCCAAGTCCAACGCCCTGCGGCCCAGAGGAATGGTCCCAGTCTGAAGACTATCGTTTTGGAATCGATTTATATAATTTCGCGTACTGGTGGGAATGTCATGAGGTCTTTGAAGGGTTTTGGCATACCGTGGGACGAAAGACTGAACAGGGGCTGTTCTTCCAAGCACTGATTCAACTGGCAGCGGCGAACTTGAAACGACATACCCGCCATCTCAGTGCGGCAGAAAACCTCTTACGCACGAGCCATCAAAAGTTTTATGGAATGCCCCTTTTCTATATGGGGCTCGACATTGCTGACCTCAGGAACCGACTTACCGCACAGATCACAACCGAACAGGCTCCTCCCATCCTCTTAGAGTTGAGGCTTACCAACGACTATCCGCACCCGTGA
- a CDS encoding response regulator has product MHPLLQRQLKRLGLDPVTGPTDSAGWRAMLDRVSLSYTENDQGRALLEQSLDVTSREMQDLYEDLRRSGETELAGERTKLEAVLHSLGDGLCVVDAQWKIVLMNPQAEELFGAPLASLAGQPAYRFLSPGPEEFSHDCLITDTSIPPLEQGRPFRTDGGILLRNDGQMVPISLAVTPVSTQGVVNGAVLVFRNITAQKQADEQRTESASLLRRVQAGLLELATNTDLYRGERSDAFHVITRVASQSLRVARASIWFFTEGHAAIRCADLFEQATDTYSNGLELPATSFPRYFEALAAEEVIVANQAQTDPITSEFTTNYLIPLGITSMMDMPIWAEGTMVGVICHEHIGPARVWTAEEQQFATSVANTVALVLEATDRRKAEQALRDLSSFQRAMLDNAGHAIISTTPEGIIRLFNPAAESLLGYCADALIGIQTPALFHDPEEVAARARLFSAELNRSIEPGFDVLVEKSRLGLHNEHEWTYIRKDGTRLTVLLNITAIQNADGHITSFLGIASNITSLKIVERELITAKEAAETANIAKSQFLANMSHEIRTPMNGILGLSALLRQTPLSPKQQRLTDTIVRSGNSLLDILNDILDFSKIEAGKLELEHTDFHLRMLVDDVLELFAPSAHRKHLELIADSADSVPVFVKGDPARLRQILINLIGNAIKFTAQGEVIVNIVSIAEGNHQSVLCFSVKDSGVGITPDALHNIFQPFSQADGSTTRKYGGTGLGLTIAKQLVAFMGGEIWAESQVGSGATFFFTVHLAHSYLSGIGTPDLHQILPTQRVLVVDDSRPARLSLDRQLRSWGIPSTVAESGPVALPLLAEAIEDGRPYDTVVIDLDMPGMNGLDTVRAIHDTLQRHRPRVILMTPVERVDVAEDHTGLIAATLTKPVRPSDLHRALSGQTVLVPTSPHPHEQDDRTPATPQGSILLAEDNAVNQEVTLGMLEVLGCTATAVENGRRAISLLASQPFSVILMDCQMPEMDGFEATRVIRKQEENTGRRIPIVALTAHALQGDRELCLAVGMDDYLSKPFTIEQLRTVIHRWLPTSPQSTPTDSPHPPLASSPAPALQPTESPVDPKSWDSITNLQRPGQPDLLAKVIGLYLKDSQALVDKILAATAEKDFAPLRDTAHSLKSRSATLGAWQVAELCKQLETGAREQTLAWPEAERTAKQLQQTFTATCTIFENERQRRAA; this is encoded by the coding sequence ATGCACCCGCTCCTGCAACGACAACTCAAACGGTTGGGGCTCGACCCGGTGACGGGCCCCACGGACTCGGCAGGCTGGCGCGCCATGCTCGATCGCGTCAGCCTCAGCTATACCGAAAACGATCAAGGCCGAGCCCTGTTGGAACAATCCCTCGACGTCACCTCTCGGGAGATGCAGGACCTATACGAAGACCTCCGGCGATCCGGAGAAACAGAGCTGGCAGGAGAGCGCACGAAACTCGAAGCCGTGCTCCACTCACTCGGCGACGGGCTCTGCGTCGTCGATGCCCAGTGGAAGATCGTCCTCATGAATCCGCAAGCCGAAGAATTATTCGGCGCACCCCTGGCGAGTCTGGCCGGGCAGCCGGCGTACCGCTTCCTCTCGCCGGGTCCCGAAGAGTTCAGTCACGACTGTCTCATCACGGATACCTCGATCCCGCCGCTCGAACAAGGCCGTCCCTTCCGCACCGATGGCGGTATTCTCTTGCGGAACGATGGCCAGATGGTGCCGATCTCGCTCGCAGTCACACCTGTCTCAACCCAAGGCGTGGTGAACGGCGCCGTGCTGGTATTCCGGAATATCACCGCTCAAAAGCAGGCGGACGAACAGCGGACAGAGAGCGCATCGCTGCTCCGGCGGGTGCAGGCCGGGCTGCTGGAATTAGCCACGAATACAGATCTCTATCGCGGAGAACGCTCCGACGCCTTTCATGTCATTACGCGAGTCGCGTCACAGAGCCTCCGCGTGGCCCGCGCCAGCATCTGGTTTTTTACGGAGGGGCACGCCGCCATTCGCTGCGCCGACCTGTTCGAACAAGCAACCGACACGTATTCGAACGGACTCGAACTGCCCGCGACCAGTTTCCCTCGCTATTTTGAAGCACTCGCGGCGGAAGAGGTCATCGTCGCCAACCAGGCCCAAACCGACCCCATCACATCCGAATTCACAACCAACTATCTCATCCCGCTCGGGATCACCTCCATGATGGACATGCCCATTTGGGCTGAAGGCACGATGGTCGGCGTCATCTGCCATGAACATATCGGACCCGCCAGAGTCTGGACGGCGGAAGAACAGCAATTCGCCACCTCGGTGGCGAATACGGTGGCCTTGGTCTTGGAAGCCACGGATCGCCGCAAGGCCGAGCAGGCACTCCGCGACCTCTCCTCATTCCAGAGAGCCATGCTGGACAATGCCGGGCATGCCATTATTTCCACCACGCCCGAGGGGATTATTCGTCTCTTCAATCCTGCGGCTGAATCGTTACTCGGCTATTGCGCGGACGCACTGATCGGCATACAGACGCCCGCCTTGTTTCATGACCCCGAGGAAGTCGCCGCGCGCGCACGGCTCTTCTCGGCAGAACTCAACCGCTCGATCGAACCGGGGTTCGACGTCTTGGTCGAAAAGAGCCGGCTGGGTCTGCACAATGAGCATGAGTGGACCTATATCCGGAAGGATGGCACTCGCCTGACGGTGTTGCTGAACATCACCGCGATTCAAAATGCAGACGGACACATCACCTCGTTTTTAGGAATCGCCTCAAACATTACCTCGCTGAAGATCGTTGAACGCGAGCTGATCACGGCCAAGGAAGCGGCAGAGACCGCGAATATCGCCAAATCGCAATTTCTCGCGAATATGAGCCACGAAATCAGAACCCCCATGAACGGCATCCTCGGGCTGTCGGCGCTCTTGCGACAAACGCCCTTGAGCCCCAAGCAGCAACGCTTGACGGACACGATTGTACGATCCGGCAACTCGCTCCTGGACATCCTCAACGACATTCTCGATTTTTCGAAGATCGAAGCGGGCAAGCTGGAACTGGAACACACCGACTTCCACTTGCGCATGCTGGTCGACGACGTACTCGAATTGTTTGCGCCCTCCGCGCATCGGAAGCATCTGGAGCTCATTGCCGACAGCGCCGACAGCGTCCCCGTCTTCGTCAAGGGAGACCCCGCTCGACTCCGCCAGATTTTGATCAATCTGATCGGCAATGCCATTAAGTTCACGGCTCAGGGTGAAGTGATCGTGAATATCGTCAGTATTGCGGAAGGAAACCACCAATCCGTCCTCTGCTTCTCAGTCAAAGACTCCGGCGTCGGCATCACCCCCGATGCCTTGCACAACATTTTTCAACCGTTTTCACAAGCCGATGGATCGACGACGCGAAAATACGGCGGCACGGGACTCGGCCTCACCATTGCCAAACAACTCGTGGCGTTTATGGGAGGAGAAATCTGGGCTGAGAGTCAGGTCGGATCGGGGGCGACCTTCTTCTTTACCGTGCACCTCGCCCATTCGTACCTGAGTGGCATCGGCACGCCAGATTTACACCAGATCCTGCCAACCCAGCGCGTCCTGGTCGTGGATGACAGCCGCCCCGCCCGCCTCTCACTGGACCGCCAACTGCGCAGCTGGGGCATCCCCTCTACGGTGGCTGAGTCAGGCCCCGTCGCTCTGCCCCTGCTGGCAGAAGCGATAGAAGATGGCCGCCCCTATGATACGGTCGTCATCGATTTGGACATGCCCGGCATGAACGGACTCGACACCGTTCGCGCCATCCACGACACACTTCAGCGCCATCGCCCCCGCGTGATCCTCATGACACCGGTCGAGCGAGTGGACGTCGCGGAAGACCACACCGGGCTGATCGCGGCCACCCTCACAAAGCCCGTGAGGCCCTCCGACCTTCACCGAGCCCTCTCCGGCCAAACCGTCTTGGTCCCCACGTCCCCTCATCCCCATGAGCAGGATGACCGGACACCCGCCACACCTCAGGGCTCGATTCTCCTCGCGGAAGACAACGCCGTGAACCAAGAGGTCACACTGGGCATGCTAGAGGTGCTGGGATGCACCGCCACAGCCGTTGAGAATGGACGACGTGCGATCAGCCTGCTGGCGAGCCAGCCCTTTTCCGTCATCCTCATGGATTGCCAAATGCCGGAGATGGATGGATTTGAAGCCACCCGGGTCATCCGTAAACAGGAAGAGAATACCGGCAGGAGGATTCCAATCGTGGCCCTCACCGCCCATGCCCTGCAAGGCGATCGGGAGCTCTGCCTTGCGGTCGGGATGGACGACTATCTGAGTAAACCCTTTACGATCGAACAGCTGAGGACCGTGATTCATCGATGGCTACCGACTTCTCCGCAATCGACTCCAACGGATTCACCGCACCCCCCCCTCGCGTCCTCACCGGCTCCGGCCCTTCAACCCACTGAATCTCCAGTAGATCCAAAGAGCTGGGACAGCATCACCAACCTCCAGCGCCCCGGCCAGCCTGATCTGCTGGCCAAAGTCATCGGCCTCTATCTCAAGGATTCGCAAGCGTTGGTCGATAAGATACTAGCGGCCACGGCAGAGAAAGACTTCGCCCCTCTGCGGGACACCGCCCACAGCTTGAAGTCGCGCAGTGCGACGCTCGGAGCCTGGCAGGTCGCGGAGCTGTGCAAACAGTTGGAAACGGGAGCTCGCGAGCAAACCTTAGCCTGGCCAGAAGCCGAACGGACGGCCAAGCAGCTACAACAGACCTTCACCGCGACCTGCACCATCTTTGAAAATGAACGACAGAGGAGAGCCGCATAA
- a CDS encoding FIST signal transduction protein, with the protein MKLSTFTYPASRQTPVETYPLTDPARTLVILFGPSHLLNTPAPIQTILAAYPGAAAIGCSSSGEIFGTQVQDDTLVVGLLEFGSTTVRTASAHVTTPGHSFEAAQALATRLIDPALRGVLVLSDGLGVNGSELIRGLNTVLPPHVVVSGGLAGDGSRFKQTWVVKDGLPVSGYITAVGFYGSAIRLTHGSKGGWDLFGPERLITRSRGNVLYELNQKPALQLYKDYLGTLASGLPGTALHFPLAIRHTRDETKRLVRTILAIDEDAQSLTFAGDMPEGAYTQFMRANFDRLIQGASDAATLAAIPGGDSTPTLSIAISCVGRRLVLGERTEEEVEAVFDMLPKGAAQIGFYSYGEISPYSTGHCDLHNQTMTLTTISEAA; encoded by the coding sequence ATGAAACTCTCGACCTTCACCTATCCGGCATCCCGTCAAACCCCGGTCGAGACCTACCCGCTCACGGATCCGGCTCGCACACTTGTCATTCTGTTCGGCCCGTCGCATTTGCTGAATACGCCGGCTCCCATTCAAACAATCCTGGCCGCCTACCCCGGCGCCGCAGCCATCGGCTGCTCCAGTTCAGGGGAAATCTTTGGCACGCAGGTTCAGGATGACACTCTGGTCGTCGGACTCTTAGAGTTCGGCTCCACCACGGTCCGAACCGCGTCTGCCCATGTCACCACTCCCGGCCATTCCTTCGAAGCCGCGCAAGCTCTGGCAACCCGCCTTATCGATCCGGCGCTCCGCGGCGTCTTGGTGCTCTCCGATGGACTAGGTGTCAACGGCAGCGAACTGATCCGTGGACTGAACACCGTACTCCCGCCACATGTCGTGGTCTCGGGCGGTTTGGCCGGCGACGGCAGCCGGTTCAAACAAACGTGGGTGGTGAAAGACGGGCTGCCCGTCTCTGGATACATCACCGCGGTAGGATTCTATGGCTCCGCGATCCGGCTTACACATGGCTCCAAAGGCGGATGGGACCTCTTCGGACCGGAACGGCTCATCACTCGTTCACGCGGGAATGTCCTCTACGAACTGAACCAAAAACCGGCGCTTCAGCTCTATAAAGACTACTTGGGCACACTCGCCAGCGGGCTGCCCGGCACCGCCCTCCACTTTCCGCTGGCGATCCGGCACACCCGAGACGAGACCAAACGCCTGGTCCGCACCATCCTGGCCATCGACGAAGACGCTCAGTCCCTGACATTCGCGGGCGATATGCCGGAAGGAGCCTATACCCAATTCATGCGCGCCAATTTCGACCGCTTGATTCAAGGCGCCTCCGATGCCGCCACCCTGGCGGCGATACCGGGAGGCGACTCCACGCCAACTCTGTCGATTGCCATCAGCTGTGTCGGACGGCGCCTCGTGCTGGGAGAACGAACCGAAGAGGAAGTGGAAGCGGTCTTCGACATGTTGCCGAAAGGGGCCGCACAGATCGGGTTTTACTCGTATGGCGAGATCTCTCCCTACAGCACGGGACACTGCGATCTCCACAATCAAACCATGACCCTGACGACAATTTCAGAGGCCGCCTGA
- a CDS encoding two-component system response regulator, with protein sequence MNATPLALIVDDDITLRVLAREALEQAGCRVEDAATGQEALDAFQRETPDIILLDVVMPGMDGFATCAALRKLPCGASVPILIMTGLDDVKSITTAYDAGATDFVTKPWNALVLSHRVRYMLRASQAVTELLEREMSLAEAQRIARLGNWRWNLATNRFIASTETFRILGIHADPYSTTLSFEEFVSHIHEADRPAVEAGIRQAIATGAPFRQDHRVHMPTGDTRIVHHYAEVAFEQGGAATSVVGTIQDITDQKKAEAQIHFLSNYDRLTQLPNRQLFQDRVTQALAIQKRHDTNDAILLVNLDRFQRFNDTLGPKYGDAILREVAERLLHCVRQSDSVGWHEDQEPVTLSRLGGDEFTVLLTHLASAQSAAKVTQRILESLREPYHIDGRQVVVTASIGIALLRQDGDDVDTLLRNADAAVQAAQEKGRNTYQFYSQSMNVALAERLSLESDLRQALERSEFVLYYQPQVDIRRWEVVGVEALIRWQHPVRGMVSPLTFIPLAEEVGLIDQIGQWVLRTACAQQVAWRAYGLSEISIAINLSGVQFQQADLVESIRTIVRETGANPAGLELELTESTAMHDAENAVVVFQQLKAMGFSLSIDDFGTGYSSLAYLKRFPIDTIKIDRAFVKDLASESEQAAIAIAIIAMAHGLKLRVLAEGVETQPQLDILRNQGCDAIQGYFFSHPLPADLVEQLIRDLRAKATHERPAA encoded by the coding sequence ATGAATGCTACCCCACTAGCCCTTATTGTTGACGACGACATCACCTTGCGCGTCCTCGCGCGGGAAGCGCTGGAACAAGCCGGGTGCCGCGTTGAAGATGCCGCAACGGGACAAGAAGCGCTCGACGCCTTTCAACGAGAGACACCCGATATCATCCTTTTGGATGTCGTCATGCCGGGGATGGACGGATTCGCTACCTGCGCGGCCCTTCGGAAACTGCCATGCGGAGCCTCCGTGCCCATTCTCATCATGACCGGCCTCGACGACGTGAAGTCCATCACCACGGCGTACGACGCCGGCGCAACCGACTTTGTGACGAAGCCGTGGAACGCCCTCGTGCTCAGCCACCGGGTCCGCTATATGCTGCGAGCCAGCCAAGCCGTGACGGAACTCCTGGAGCGAGAGATGAGCCTGGCTGAAGCCCAGCGGATCGCCCGCCTGGGCAACTGGCGCTGGAACTTGGCGACGAACCGGTTTATCGCCTCTACCGAAACGTTCCGCATTCTGGGCATTCATGCGGACCCCTATTCCACAACGCTGTCGTTTGAGGAATTCGTCAGCCATATTCACGAAGCGGATCGGCCGGCGGTCGAGGCCGGCATCCGCCAAGCGATTGCCACGGGAGCCCCATTTCGCCAGGACCATCGCGTCCACATGCCCACAGGCGATACCCGAATCGTGCATCACTATGCCGAGGTAGCCTTCGAACAAGGCGGCGCAGCCACCAGCGTCGTCGGGACGATTCAAGATATTACCGATCAGAAAAAAGCCGAAGCCCAGATTCATTTTCTGTCAAACTACGACCGCCTCACCCAACTACCCAATCGCCAACTGTTCCAGGATCGTGTCACCCAAGCCCTGGCCATACAGAAACGTCATGACACCAACGACGCCATTCTCCTCGTCAATCTCGACCGATTCCAACGCTTTAACGATACCCTCGGCCCAAAATACGGTGATGCGATTCTCCGCGAAGTGGCCGAACGACTGCTCCATTGCGTCCGCCAGTCCGACTCAGTGGGCTGGCACGAGGATCAGGAGCCTGTCACCCTCTCCCGGCTGGGCGGGGACGAATTCACCGTGCTCCTGACCCATCTGGCTTCAGCACAGAGTGCCGCGAAGGTCACGCAGCGGATTCTGGAATCTCTCCGTGAGCCCTATCACATCGACGGACGCCAGGTGGTGGTCACAGCCAGCATCGGCATTGCGTTACTCCGGCAGGATGGGGACGATGTCGACACGCTGCTCCGCAACGCGGACGCGGCCGTCCAGGCGGCGCAGGAGAAAGGACGAAACACCTATCAGTTCTATTCCCAATCGATGAACGTGGCCCTGGCAGAACGGCTGAGTCTGGAGTCGGACCTTCGCCAGGCCTTGGAGCGCAGCGAATTTGTGCTGTACTACCAGCCCCAAGTCGACATTCGCCGATGGGAGGTCGTCGGCGTCGAAGCCCTCATCCGCTGGCAGCACCCGGTACGAGGCATGGTATCGCCCTTGACCTTTATTCCGCTGGCCGAAGAAGTCGGGTTGATCGACCAAATCGGACAATGGGTGTTGCGCACCGCCTGTGCGCAGCAGGTCGCCTGGAGAGCCTACGGTCTCAGCGAGATCTCTATCGCGATCAACCTGTCGGGAGTTCAGTTTCAGCAAGCGGATCTTGTGGAGTCCATTCGCACAATCGTCCGTGAGACGGGGGCCAATCCTGCCGGTTTGGAATTGGAACTGACGGAAAGCACCGCCATGCACGACGCGGAAAATGCAGTCGTCGTTTTTCAGCAACTCAAAGCCATGGGGTTCAGCCTGTCCATTGACGACTTTGGCACCGGCTATTCTTCGCTGGCCTACCTCAAGCGCTTCCCCATCGACACCATCAAGATCGATCGGGCCTTCGTCAAAGACCTCGCGTCAGAATCCGAACAAGCTGCAATTGCCATTGCCATCATCGCCATGGCGCACGGACTGAAGCTTCGCGTGCTGGCCGAGGGAGTCGAAACTCAGCCGCAACTCGACATCCTCCGCAACCAAGGGTGCGATGCCATTCAAGGGTACTTCTTCAGCCATCCCTTGCCGGCCGACCTTGTCGAGCAATTGATCCGCGACCTCCGCGCGAAAGCCACTCACGAGCGGCCGGCCGCATAG
- the panB gene encoding 3-methyl-2-oxobutanoate hydroxymethyltransferase — MTIPEFQQHKSQGKKLTVVTAYDALFTRIVEQAGINAILVGDSLGVVVQGQANTISVTMEEMLYHTGLVARAAQQALVIGDMPFMSYQASKEDALRNAGRLIQVGAQAVKLEGGQAMADRVEAMTAVGIPVMGHIGMTPQSVNQYGGYKVQGKAKDRATELMADAKALEAAGAFGIVLEAIPAALAKGITAELSIPTIGIGAGPHCDGQVLVLYDLLGLFDDFVPKFVKPYAHLKTDALQALRQFKEEVELGRFPSDAESYH, encoded by the coding sequence ATGACAATTCCTGAATTTCAACAGCACAAGAGTCAGGGCAAGAAGCTCACTGTCGTGACCGCGTACGATGCGCTCTTCACTCGCATTGTGGAACAGGCCGGCATCAACGCCATTCTGGTCGGAGATTCGCTGGGCGTGGTGGTACAGGGGCAGGCCAATACGATCTCCGTCACCATGGAGGAGATGCTGTACCACACGGGGCTGGTCGCCCGTGCGGCGCAACAGGCGCTGGTGATCGGCGACATGCCCTTCATGTCCTATCAGGCGAGCAAAGAAGATGCGCTGCGGAATGCCGGACGCTTGATTCAGGTCGGCGCGCAGGCGGTGAAGCTCGAAGGGGGACAGGCGATGGCCGACCGGGTCGAGGCGATGACCGCGGTGGGCATCCCCGTGATGGGGCATATCGGTATGACGCCTCAGTCAGTGAATCAGTACGGCGGTTACAAGGTGCAGGGAAAAGCCAAGGATCGGGCCACGGAGTTGATGGCCGACGCGAAGGCGTTGGAAGCTGCCGGAGCATTTGGAATTGTCCTGGAGGCCATTCCGGCGGCGCTGGCGAAGGGCATCACGGCGGAGCTGTCGATCCCCACGATCGGGATCGGAGCCGGTCCGCATTGTGACGGACAAGTATTAGTGCTCTACGATCTCCTCGGTCTCTTCGATGACTTCGTTCCTAAATTCGTCAAGCCGTATGCCCATCTGAAGACCGATGCGTTGCAGGCGCTGCGGCAGTTCAAGGAAGAAGTCGAACTCGGGAGGTTTCCGAGCGACGCCGAATCCTATCACTGA
- a CDS encoding sterol desaturase family protein, with protein sequence MEWIEWLFSREFRQFILDNNLFFPLLFLARVVGITAIEIWRPARPVAYRKVFPYDLTVFLVYQFVVFPVANQINEWVYLRPHLPDAILTLPLVLRVACYLVVADLGHYWIHRLMHHKALWRIHKWHHSPTYMYWLAGVRTTIPQQVLVNLPYIFAYSFLDLPPWWMYLAIGAFNSFQNDWMHVNVTWRSNWLEWFVVTPRYHHIHHSDSPLHYKANLAALFTVWDRLFRTYVDPDSITEPLTFGIGEEVPLVRLAVGV encoded by the coding sequence ATGGAATGGATCGAGTGGTTGTTTAGCAGAGAGTTTCGTCAGTTCATTCTCGACAATAATCTCTTTTTCCCCCTGCTGTTCCTCGCACGAGTCGTCGGCATTACGGCAATTGAAATCTGGAGACCGGCCAGACCTGTGGCCTATCGCAAGGTCTTTCCGTACGACTTGACGGTATTTCTTGTGTATCAGTTTGTCGTGTTTCCGGTCGCGAACCAGATCAATGAGTGGGTCTATCTTCGGCCGCATCTTCCCGACGCGATATTGACGCTGCCTCTCGTGTTGCGCGTGGCCTGCTACCTTGTCGTTGCCGATCTCGGACATTATTGGATTCATCGCCTCATGCATCACAAGGCGCTGTGGAGGATTCACAAGTGGCACCATTCGCCGACGTACATGTACTGGCTGGCTGGTGTGCGGACCACTATCCCGCAGCAGGTCCTTGTCAATCTTCCCTATATTTTTGCCTATTCTTTCTTAGATCTGCCTCCCTGGTGGATGTATCTTGCCATCGGGGCATTTAACTCATTCCAGAACGATTGGATGCACGTGAATGTGACCTGGCGGTCCAATTGGCTGGAGTGGTTCGTCGTCACCCCGCGATACCACCACATCCATCACAGCGATAGCCCCCTTCATTACAAGGCGAACCTCGCGGCGCTGTTTACGGTATGGGACCGGTTATTTAGGACCTATGTGGATCCTGATAGCATCACAGAACCGTTGACCTTCGGGATCGGAGAAGAGGTTCCGCTTGTGCGGCTTGCGGTAGGGGTGTGA
- a CDS encoding methylenetetrahydrofolate reductase gives MSKEPRRLSEVLSSGQFAVTIEYNPPKGTNISKVLESAKSLVGRVHGVNVTDNTAAVVRAGSMPVCRLLYELGHDPVMQLTCRDRNRIAMQSDLMGAHMLGIRNILCLTGDYPTVGDHKEAKPVYDLDSVQVMQLVQGLNNGHDMAGNKLDGSTAFTIGAAVTPEADPVGPMLAKFDVKVKAGAQFFQTQAIYNPDLFATFMTAVRPYKVKVLAGILLLRNHKMAEFMNANIPGVSVPQEMIDELKAAGDKAEDVGVEIAVRTINAVRAHCDGVHIMAIKGTHRLADIITKAQLG, from the coding sequence ATGAGTAAAGAACCGCGGCGGTTGAGCGAGGTCTTGAGTAGCGGGCAGTTTGCCGTGACGATTGAGTACAATCCGCCAAAGGGCACCAACATCTCAAAGGTGCTGGAGAGTGCCAAATCACTGGTCGGGCGTGTGCATGGCGTCAATGTGACCGACAACACGGCCGCCGTCGTGCGGGCCGGGTCGATGCCGGTCTGTCGGTTGCTCTATGAATTGGGCCATGATCCGGTGATGCAGCTGACCTGTCGCGACCGGAACCGGATCGCCATGCAGTCCGATCTCATGGGCGCCCATATGCTCGGCATCCGCAACATTCTTTGTCTGACCGGTGATTATCCCACTGTCGGCGATCACAAAGAGGCTAAGCCGGTTTACGATCTCGATTCCGTGCAGGTCATGCAGTTGGTGCAGGGCCTCAACAACGGCCATGATATGGCGGGCAATAAGTTAGATGGCTCGACGGCCTTCACGATCGGCGCCGCAGTGACTCCGGAAGCTGACCCGGTCGGGCCGATGCTGGCCAAATTCGACGTGAAGGTCAAAGCTGGAGCGCAGTTCTTTCAAACGCAGGCGATCTACAATCCTGACTTGTTTGCGACCTTCATGACAGCCGTGCGGCCCTACAAGGTCAAAGTGTTGGCGGGCATTCTTCTCCTGCGGAATCACAAGATGGCGGAGTTTATGAACGCCAATATTCCCGGCGTGTCGGTGCCGCAGGAGATGATCGACGAATTAAAAGCCGCCGGCGACAAGGCGGAAGATGTGGGCGTGGAGATCGCCGTGCGGACCATCAATGCGGTGCGCGCGCATTGCGACGGAGTTCACATTATGGCGATCAAGGGCACCCATCGCCTCGCAGACATCATTACGAAGGCTCAGCTCGGCTGA